The stretch of DNA TCGCTGCACGCCTCCCAAAGGGTGGAGGCTGTCGAGGAGCTCCTGAGGCGGGCAGGGGTCACTGAGCAGACCCCGGTGCTCACCGGTGAGGCCGCCCTGTTCGACCTGACCGGGGAGGACTTGCGCGAGGTCTTCGTGTGGCGTCCCGTCTCACGCCGCGGGGTCCCCACCGGCGACTGGCGCCTGAGCCGGTTCTTCTGGACCAAGCAGACCTATGACGCAGACGGTCGGGTCAAGAAGGCGACGGCGCCCGGCAAGAACGCCATCGCCATGCTCTCCCAGCTCCGCGAGGCTCGCACCCGACCGCTGTGGCGCATCCTGGTGGCCCTGTCCGTGCGGCACGTCGGTCCGACCGCCGCCCGGGCCCTGGCGGCGCGTTTCAGGTCCTTGGAGGCTCTGTGCCAGGCCGACGTCGCCGAGCTGGCCGAGACCGACGGCGTGGGCCCGACCATCGCTGAGTCCTGGGTGCGGTGGCGTGATGTCGACTGGCACCGCGAGATCCTCAGCAGCTGGGAGGCAGCCGGGGTCCGTACCCGGGAGGAGACCTCGGATCAGCAGGTGGAGCCTGAGCGGACCCTGGAGGGACTGACCATCGTCGTCACCGGTTCGTTGGAGGGCTTCACCAGGGACAGCGCCAAGGAGGCCATCGTCTCGCGAGGCGGTAAGGCCTCGGGCAGCGTCTCGAGGAAGACGAGCTTCGTCGTCGTCGGTGACAAGGCCGGCTCCAAGGAGGTCAAGGCCCGTGAGCTGGGACTGACGATCCTCGACGAGGACGGCTTCGTGACGCTCCTGGAGAAGGGGCCGCAGGCAGTGTCCTGAGGTGTCGTCAAAACTGGGGCGGGGCAGCTCCTGAAAAGGAGGTGCCCCGCCCCAGCTGCGGCTGGACCGATTTCCGGCTCAGTAGTGGCTCTGGACCACGGTGTTCGTGTCGACCCAGTTGTAGATCCACTGCGCCTCGGGGATCGGCATGTTGACGCAGCCGTGGGAGCCGGAGTACCCGAAGCTCGAGCGCCATCCCGCGCCGTGGAAGGCATAGCCGCTGTGGAAATAGCTCACCCACGGGACGTCCTCAGCGACGTAGGGCGAGCCGTCAGCGTTCTCGCCCCGCATCGTCTGGATCTCGTGCTGCAGGTAGACCTTGTAGGTGCCGGTCACCGTCGGGGTCTCGGGGGCGCCGTCGACGATGGAGACCGGGCCGCGCACTGCGGTTGCGCCCTCGTAGGCGGTCACCGTCTTGCTCGACAGGTTGAGGTCGACCCACTTCTCACCCGGAGCGGCCTGGTAGGGAAGGTTCTCCGCGCCGTCGGCGATGGTGCGCTCCTTCCACTCCGCCTTGACCGTCGTCGTCTCGAAGGAACCGGCATAGGCCTTGTCACTGCCGAAGGACTGGGTGATCGAGGTGGCGACCGCGTCGGCGTTGTTGACGGTCTTGCCGTCCTTGGCCTCCGTGGGGGTGGAGACCACCTTCCCACTGGCGTTGACGTTGCGCTGACCGGTGACGGGGTCAACCTTGGCCTCCTCGGCCTGTGCCTGGACCCACTGCGAGACCTTCGCGGAGTCCACGGCGATAGTGGGGGCGGAGTCGGCCGAGTTGGTCACCGTGATCCACGAGGCCTTGTCCGTGTCCTCCGCCGTGTAGGAGTCGTCATCCAGGGTGATGGTCACGTCCTGCGAGACCCAGTTGTTGGCCTTGTCGGCAACCTTCTGGGCGTCGTCGTCGGAGACCTTCGGGTCGGCGTTCGTCATTGTCAGGGAGACCGATGACGAGCCCAGGGACGTGGCGGACTTCTGTGCGGCCTGCGCCAGGGCGTCCGCATCCAGGGAGGCGCCCTTAGAGGCGCTCGTGGTGGAGAAGGTGGTGCCGTCGTCGCTGAGGACCACGGTGGCGTTGCGTGCCTTGGCACGGTCCTCGGGGATGAGGGATGTGGAATAGGCGTCCACCGTGGTCTTGTCGGTGGAGCTGACCACCGGGACCTCTCCCTTGGAGACCAGGGCCTGGAACTTCTCACCGAGCGTGTCGCCGCGGGCCATAACGGCATCGGCGGTGGCCTGAGCATCCACGGTTGTCCCCAGGTCAGTCAGAGAGGCGCTGGCGGTGACATCACCCGAGATGTCCACCTTGGCGTTCTTCGCACGGTTCTCAATGGTGGCGACCACCTCCTCGCGGCTCTGGCCGGAGACGTCGGTACCGGCGACCGTCGTCCCGGGCACGGCACGACCGTCGTAGTGCGCGGCATAGGCGTAGCCACCCGCCCCGACGACACCGAGCAGGAGGAGCGCTGCGGCGGCAACGCCCAGCGGCCAGCGGCGACGGCGCCTGGGCTCATCCAGGTAGGAGGCCTCGTCCGGGTGCTTGGGTGACGCGAATGCGGATGCTGACGGAGTGCCGTCGAAGACCGCGGCAGTGGTGACAGGGGAGATGAAGGAGTCATCAGAGGAACCGACGGGGGGCTGGGCCGTGCCGCCCTCAGGGACCGCTGGGTCCGGAGCCGTCTCAACGGTCCCGTCCGAGGTCGCCACCTCCGGCCCAGCGGGCTCGGAGGACTCCGGGGCGCCATCGGTAACGGCCGTGCCGGTGGTGCTGTCACTGCTCGGCTGGGCGTGCAGCTCGTTGTCGGCTCCGGGCGCGGCGGCTGCCGCCGGGGCGACCACCTCGAGCTCCTCGGTGTTGCCCAGGTCCTTGTTCATATCGTTCGCGGTGGTGCTGTTGGAGCGTGCGTGCGGTGCCGTGTCGTTCGCAGCCGCCTGGAAGACAGACTGACGACGCACACCCGTGGGCTCTCCGTAAGGTGTGCTGAGCACAGGGGTCTTGCTCGGTGAGGCTTCTCCCTGATGCTGAGCACCGGTGGGGGAAGTGTTGCTGCTCATGCGTCCTCGTCCCTCGATCTGTTGCTCCGCACCGTGCGGAGCCCGGTCGAATCC from Actinomyces sp. Marseille-P3109 encodes:
- a CDS encoding L,D-transpeptidase → MSSNTSPTGAQHQGEASPSKTPVLSTPYGEPTGVRRQSVFQAAANDTAPHARSNSTTANDMNKDLGNTEELEVVAPAAAAAPGADNELHAQPSSDSTTGTAVTDGAPESSEPAGPEVATSDGTVETAPDPAVPEGGTAQPPVGSSDDSFISPVTTAAVFDGTPSASAFASPKHPDEASYLDEPRRRRRWPLGVAAAALLLLGVVGAGGYAYAAHYDGRAVPGTTVAGTDVSGQSREEVVATIENRAKNAKVDISGDVTASASLTDLGTTVDAQATADAVMARGDTLGEKFQALVSKGEVPVVSSTDKTTVDAYSTSLIPEDRAKARNATVVLSDDGTTFSTTSASKGASLDADALAQAAQKSATSLGSSSVSLTMTNADPKVSDDDAQKVADKANNWVSQDVTITLDDDSYTAEDTDKASWITVTNSADSAPTIAVDSAKVSQWVQAQAEEAKVDPVTGQRNVNASGKVVSTPTEAKDGKTVNNADAVATSITQSFGSDKAYAGSFETTTVKAEWKERTIADGAENLPYQAAPGEKWVDLNLSSKTVTAYEGATAVRGPVSIVDGAPETPTVTGTYKVYLQHEIQTMRGENADGSPYVAEDVPWVSYFHSGYAFHGAGWRSSFGYSGSHGCVNMPIPEAQWIYNWVDTNTVVQSHY